The genomic DNA TGTTAAAAAGAGTTCCCTGCTTCGCGAGCCGATCCAAATTCGGAGTTTGAACGTCCTCATTTCCGTAGCACCCTAAGCTGCAATTGAGATCATCCGCAGCCACAAACAAAACGTTCAGTTTCTCTTCGGCATCAGCAGAACAGTTCAGCCCGCCCCAACCCAACAGGAAAATAAAAAGCAACGGACGAGCATTGAAACGAGACATGTTTGGCCTGCAAAAACTTGTTCAAGATCCACCAAAAAAACGATACCACAGGCTCAAGCCCTATCGATAGTCGGCGTTCCACAAATTTTCTAACAGAGCCATATCGTCAACAATCAGCCAAAGGATGTTCGGCTTCTTCCCGGTTTTCTTTTCGAGAGCTGCCAGCTTTTCTGCGACTTGCCTGTTCTGTTCAGGAGGTGAAATCGCAGCTTCGAAGTCTTCGGCAAATTTGACGGAGCGGTCAAACGTTTCAGGTTCCTGAGCTAAAGAATCGGAAGAAACGAGAGACCAGAAAGCGATCGCAAAGAAGGATAAACCGAAGGGCGTATTCCTCTGGCTTTCAACTTTTTGTTGACATCTTAAGAAGCTCGACGCTCTTATCTGGAAAGTCTGAGAATATTGCATCAATGCCTGCAAGCACAGTCGCTTCGTGCATCTGCTCGAAAGTCTCAAAATTTTTCGCTACAGAATCAACACGATAGGTCCATGGATGCACAACCAGCCCGTGCTGATGAGCATTGACTGTGAGCTCCGTGGGAATGGGTGTTCCGCCCATCGGGTCTTTACGAAATACGGAATCGATAATCGGTCCAATGCCCTCCGCGAAGGAGGCAATCTCTTTCAATTGGCGGTTTCGTTCTTCTTTCAATTTCGACTGACTCATCCAGTCTTTGTTTGAGAGGAGCTGAACCGTTTTGAGCTTGCAGTTGAACTCTGCTTTCAACCGTTTCGTTTCCGATTCCTCGAAACACTGGACAAAACAGGGATCACTTTTTTTTGTGTATCCAAATTTCTCCAAAGTATCGAGGACTACTTTTGCGAGGTCTTTTCCCTCGGAATGGTGAAACTTCGGATGCTTCAGTTCTGGATAGATCCCGACGTTCTT from Thalassoglobus polymorphus includes the following:
- the glpQ gene encoding glycerophosphodiester phosphodiesterase: MQGVRQVQVIAHRGASGYLPEHTLEAKAMAYAMGADYLEQDVVLTQDDVAVVMHDIHLDTISDVAAKFPDRNREDGRYYAIDFTFNEIQQLQASERFNAKTGKAYYPKRFPVRSGSFKIPSLAEELELIQGLNKSTGKNVGIYPELKHPKFHHSEGKDLAKVVLDTLEKFGYTKKSDPCFVQCFEESETKRLKAEFNCKLKTVQLLSNKDWMSQSKLKEERNRQLKEIASFAEGIGPIIDSVFRKDPMGGTPIPTELTVNAHQHGLVVHPWTYRVDSVAKNFETFEQMHEATVLAGIDAIFSDFPDKSVELLKMSTKS